GCGCTGGACACCTACCTGGCGCTGTCCGACGAAGCGCTGGCGCAGAAGGGCGAGCAGGCCTACCAGTATTTGCAGGCGCAACACGACATTGAGGTGTTCCGCCAGGAATACCTGGAATTGATTGATTCGGGATTGGCTCAAGTGCGCGGGAACAATGTATGAACCAGAGTCAACCCTTGGTCACGGTGATCATTGCGTCTTACAACCATGCTCCGTACATCGAGCAAAGCATCCTCAGCGTCCTGAACCAGACGTACCCCAATATTGAACTGCTGGTGATTGACGACGGGTCCAAAGACGACAGCGTCGAGCGCATTCGTCGCTTGCAGGAGCAGCACAGCTTCGATTTTCGCGTGCAGCAGAACCAGGGGCTGACCAACACGCTCAATGGCGCGATTGCACGCTCCCAGGGCCCGCTGATCGTGCCGTTCGGCTCCGATGACATCATGTTGCCGGAGCGGATTGCGACCCAGGTGGCCTACATGGATGGCAAGCCGGAGGTCGGTATCTGCGCGGGTAACATCGAGCTGATCGATGCCCAGGGCGAGTTGTTTCCCGAGAAGCGCCAGCGTCGCGACGTGCCGTTTCGGCGCCTGGACTTCGACGACATGTTCCTGGAGCGCAAGCCTTACCCGCCTGCACCGACGCTGATGATCCGGCGCGAGGCGCTGGAAAAGGTCGGTGGGTTTGATCCTGAAATTCGTCTGGAAGATTTGCTGATCGAGTTGAAGATCACCCATGCCGGGTACTTCATTGATGGCTTGAACGTGGTCATGGCCCGCTATCGCAAGCACGCCACCAACTCGTACAAGAACCATCGATTCATGATCGACAATATCCTGCGCTCCTACGCGTTGTTCAGCGACCACCCGCTTTATGACGAGGTGCGTTACAAGTTCCTCAGCTCGATGTTCCTCAAGACCGCCAACCGTGATCGTAAGTTGGCGCGCGAGCTGCTGGCACAGATCCCGTTCCGGGCCTGGAACAAGAAAACCTGGCGCGGCTTGAGCCGGTTGTACTTCTCCCCGCTGGAAAAAGACTGACAGCGTTGTGTGCGCCCCGCCCTGGGGCGCACAACCTCGCGGATCAGGCGGCCGGGCGCGCCAGTGTCAGCACCTGCTCACGGAGTTTGACCGTGGCGTGTGCCGATGCAACGGACCCGTAGCCTTTGGCCAATTGCTCAAAGTGCGCTTCGAACAGCCAATTGCGGTCCTGCGGATAACGTTGCATGTGCTTCAAGTTGCGCTGGCGCAGCGTGTTGCGCAGTGCTGACGGGTAAATGCGCATGTCGGCCACATCGATCAGCCCGAACTCACCATCTTCCAGTAACAGCACATTGCCCAGATGCAGTGAGCGGAAGTACACCCCGCGTTCGTGCAACTGCGCCATGAATCGGCCGAACCGTTCGATCAGCGATTCGCGCAGGCTGCTGTCCAGGCTTTGCAAGGCTTGACGCAGCGTCAGCCCCGGCAGCGGCTGATAACGCACGGCGCTGCTGCCGTCGTGCAGGCTGTAGAGGTTGAGAATCGGCGGTGAAGCAATACCTGTTTGCTGCAGCTGTTCGCTGTTGCTGGCGAAGCGCTCCGAATAGGGATTAAACCGGCCCGAGGTGTACCAGCGGCGCGCCCTGAACAGTTTGAGGAAGCTGCCATCCTCCAGGCGCAGCACCTTCGGTCCCAAGCCATCTTCTTCGACGACGTGGGCGCCGTTGCACAGTGCTTCAAAGGCCTGTGGCTTGGGCATTTCCACTGGCCTGCGCAGCAGGCTGTGGCGGCGTTGGGCGATGCTCAGGCCGGCGATCAGCGCCAGCGGAATCCACAACAGGAACCAGTGCTCCTTGGGCCGCGACAGAATGCCACCGCCTTCGGTCAGGCCTGCGCCGATGCCGTAGGCCAGCAGCGAGGATGCCAGGATGAACAACGGCTGTGCCCGCTCCTTGAGCCCTTTGTACAAGCCCCAGCCGAGCATGCAGATCCATGGGATAAAGCCGATGATGCCGACGTAATACAGCACGCCAAGGGCGAAGTTGTGGGGTTCGCGCAGTTCGTAGCCATCGCCCAGGGTCAGGTACAGCTCAGAGTCGTAGCTGTGGCCGATGAAGGGGTGGTCGGCAATCCGCTGCAGCGTCATGCCCCACAATTCAAAGCGCAACGAGCTGCCGCGCTCGGTGATCGCCTCGGGATAGATCAACAGCAGCCCGGCAGCCCCCGCGACCATGGCGGCGATCAGCAGCGCAGAGCGTCGATTGCGGCTGATAAAGCTCATCCACAGGATGGTCAGTGTCAGCGCCACCAGCGGCGTGCGTGACCCGGTAGCCAGGATGGCAGCCGCCATGATCGCCAGTGCGGGCACGCTGAACCACAGCACCTGCAAGCGTCGGGTAGTCATGCAGACGTACAGCCAGTACACGCAGAAAAAGCCGAACATGTGCGAGCTGAGCAGCGGGTTATCGAGGGCGCCCAAGCCGCCGATCATGCGCATGCCCGGCTCGAAGCCTTTGACGAACGCCACCAGGTTGCACAGGCACACCACCAGCGCAATCGCGGCAGCACTGAAAAAGATCGGCTTGAACAGTTCGTTGCGGTAATGCAGCAGCAGCCCGCAGCCGGCAAACAGCATGAACGTTTGCAGCGGCACCTTGAACAGGTTGGAGTCGCCGGTAGGTTCCGGGCTCCACAACACGCTGGTCATTGCCCAGGCGCAAAACGCCACGAAGGCAATCACCAGCGGCTCACGCAACAACTCCTTGAGTTCTCGCGGGCGCAGACACAGCAACAGCAAGGTCGGCACGCTGAAGAAGCCGGAGTAGAACCGGTGCATGACATTGCGATTGGTGACGTAGAACAGCGAACTCAGCAGCAACAACAAGCCAATGGGCAAAATCCAGAGGACCAGGAAGTCGAAAACGCGATTTGAGCCATAGGTAAGGCGCTTGGAGTGCATACGATAAAGCCATTCCAGAAAGAGAAAGCCGACCATCTTAAAGTAGTGGCTATATAATGTCGCCGGCTGGATCCAACCGGGCCGGGGGTCATGCCGGGTGCAAGTACAACAGAGAAGCTGTGCTAAAGTCAGCCTCCTTTTTCAAAACGCCGCGTGATATGACCGACTCCAGTCCGAGCGCAAGCCCTTCGAGCTTGAAAATATACTTCCGCCTGCTCATGTACGTTAAGCCCTACGCCGGCTTGTTCGCGCTGAGTATCGTCGGATTTCTGATTTTCGCGTCGACCCAGCCCATGCTGGGGTACATCCTCAAGTACTTCGTCGACGGCCTATCCAACCCCGAAGCGGTGCTGTTCCCCAGCGTACCGTTCCTGCGTGACCTGCA
The sequence above is a segment of the Pseudomonas sp. R76 genome. Coding sequences within it:
- a CDS encoding glycosyltransferase — encoded protein: MNQSQPLVTVIIASYNHAPYIEQSILSVLNQTYPNIELLVIDDGSKDDSVERIRRLQEQHSFDFRVQQNQGLTNTLNGAIARSQGPLIVPFGSDDIMLPERIATQVAYMDGKPEVGICAGNIELIDAQGELFPEKRQRRDVPFRRLDFDDMFLERKPYPPAPTLMIRREALEKVGGFDPEIRLEDLLIELKITHAGYFIDGLNVVMARYRKHATNSYKNHRFMIDNILRSYALFSDHPLYDEVRYKFLSSMFLKTANRDRKLARELLAQIPFRAWNKKTWRGLSRLYFSPLEKD
- a CDS encoding O-antigen ligase family protein: MHSKRLTYGSNRVFDFLVLWILPIGLLLLLSSLFYVTNRNVMHRFYSGFFSVPTLLLLCLRPRELKELLREPLVIAFVAFCAWAMTSVLWSPEPTGDSNLFKVPLQTFMLFAGCGLLLHYRNELFKPIFFSAAAIALVVCLCNLVAFVKGFEPGMRMIGGLGALDNPLLSSHMFGFFCVYWLYVCMTTRRLQVLWFSVPALAIMAAAILATGSRTPLVALTLTILWMSFISRNRRSALLIAAMVAGAAGLLLIYPEAITERGSSLRFELWGMTLQRIADHPFIGHSYDSELYLTLGDGYELREPHNFALGVLYYVGIIGFIPWICMLGWGLYKGLKERAQPLFILASSLLAYGIGAGLTEGGGILSRPKEHWFLLWIPLALIAGLSIAQRRHSLLRRPVEMPKPQAFEALCNGAHVVEEDGLGPKVLRLEDGSFLKLFRARRWYTSGRFNPYSERFASNSEQLQQTGIASPPILNLYSLHDGSSAVRYQPLPGLTLRQALQSLDSSLRESLIERFGRFMAQLHERGVYFRSLHLGNVLLLEDGEFGLIDVADMRIYPSALRNTLRQRNLKHMQRYPQDRNWLFEAHFEQLAKGYGSVASAHATVKLREQVLTLARPAA